The Geobacter sp. AOG2 genome includes a window with the following:
- a CDS encoding tetratricopeptide repeat protein, producing MNRLHRTSSKTGLGGITEYCRLNCNRPFTSHIIYIFTLSIMTILVFGNSLKNKFVYDDNILLVGNPTYKYFDTWKLLFTPFNPANGVEYLPVRDVSYAIDYFVWGENPVGFHLSNIIIYIFTGIICYFFSFKLLSILKNDSLQNESLNETCFVSFIITLFFIIHPIHSQVVSFIIQRNALLSAFFFFLTLYVYLLFEQSENIKMKIIFYCLALLFCLLALFSKATSVTLPILLLIITTFNKNNKTWSARMLQLAPFFLMGLMAFRLISSVARHTNVIKSNLIEFGAYSLTTKLATAIQIPCFYIYKLFVPFNLAPEYDIAFAKNFLSFAVVGALGATVFAFWYAWKNREKSPYLLFCLCWLFITLAPVLNLMPTQPVVADRYAYLPSYAFCFALSILLYRTAKLRHEIWLKAVCLFYLATLSGVAFYENTIWKDEKTLFTTMIQRAPHISKGYANLGYVYFNEKQYDKAFGLLQRAYQLDPTKPDYELKRGMIAFRKNNLEEAIGYYKKALAINEQSMAANYFMGISYSRLGDYKSALSALQNVLDSTDADTNSFKYKTMLNMNLYIYPKLKPELDVLRASTLQNPDDLGIRRKLADTLLQYGMLDEALGQYQEVEKRNNTDWQALFSMAKIYRHKKDWQTAMNYVKQALSLKPQEEVLLSEMGILHMAIHNTSEAIMWFGRISPKKHELYALSRYYTAVCYFQRGNREKAEYYFGLVDQNYPEMKLKTAPYTKKLAAL from the coding sequence GTGAACCGACTTCACAGGACATCCAGTAAAACAGGACTCGGAGGAATAACGGAATACTGTAGATTGAACTGTAATAGACCATTTACTTCCCATATTATTTATATTTTTACACTCTCAATCATGACGATCCTTGTTTTCGGAAATTCTCTAAAAAACAAATTTGTCTATGATGACAATATATTATTAGTTGGAAATCCTACATATAAATATTTTGATACCTGGAAGCTACTCTTCACACCGTTTAATCCGGCAAATGGTGTTGAGTACCTTCCCGTACGTGACGTATCATATGCTATCGACTATTTTGTGTGGGGAGAAAATCCAGTTGGTTTTCATTTATCAAATATTATTATTTATATTTTTACAGGAATTATTTGTTATTTCTTCAGTTTCAAGCTTTTAAGTATTTTAAAAAATGACTCTCTCCAGAACGAATCATTAAATGAGACCTGTTTCGTTTCATTTATTATTACTCTATTTTTTATTATTCATCCTATTCACAGCCAGGTAGTAAGCTTTATCATTCAACGTAACGCGCTACTATCGGCTTTTTTCTTTTTTTTAACTCTTTATGTTTATCTCCTGTTTGAACAGTCAGAGAATATAAAGATGAAAATAATTTTCTATTGTCTAGCACTTCTCTTCTGCTTACTTGCTCTTTTTTCTAAAGCCACCTCTGTTACACTGCCCATTCTTCTGCTGATCATTACTACCTTCAATAAAAACAACAAAACATGGTCAGCAAGAATGCTCCAACTTGCACCGTTCTTTCTGATGGGGCTTATGGCATTTCGATTAATTAGCTCTGTTGCACGACATACCAATGTTATAAAATCAAATCTCATTGAATTCGGCGCATACAGCCTGACGACAAAATTGGCAACTGCCATTCAAATACCTTGTTTTTATATATACAAACTCTTTGTTCCGTTCAATCTTGCACCTGAGTATGATATTGCGTTTGCCAAGAACTTTCTCAGCTTTGCGGTAGTTGGCGCTCTAGGCGCTACAGTCTTTGCATTCTGGTATGCATGGAAGAACCGGGAGAAGTCTCCCTACCTGCTCTTCTGCCTCTGCTGGTTATTCATAACACTTGCCCCGGTACTCAACCTCATGCCGACTCAACCGGTGGTCGCCGATAGATATGCCTACCTCCCTTCGTATGCCTTCTGTTTTGCCCTCTCAATCCTGCTGTATCGAACGGCAAAGCTTCGGCACGAAATCTGGTTGAAAGCTGTGTGTCTCTTTTATCTGGCTACACTTTCAGGTGTGGCATTTTATGAAAACACCATCTGGAAAGATGAAAAAACCCTTTTTACCACCATGATACAAAGAGCGCCTCATATCTCAAAAGGATATGCAAACCTTGGATATGTGTACTTCAATGAAAAACAATATGACAAGGCGTTTGGTCTACTTCAGCGGGCGTACCAACTTGACCCTACCAAACCGGACTATGAACTCAAGCGAGGCATGATTGCCTTTCGGAAGAATAATCTTGAGGAAGCAATCGGTTACTACAAAAAAGCCTTGGCAATCAATGAACAGAGCATGGCGGCCAATTATTTTATGGGGATTTCATATTCAAGACTGGGCGATTACAAATCAGCACTGAGCGCACTACAGAACGTATTGGATTCAACCGACGCAGACACTAACTCATTCAAATACAAGACCATGCTTAACATGAATTTATACATATATCCGAAACTGAAACCAGAGCTTGACGTATTGCGGGCATCGACATTACAGAACCCGGATGATTTGGGTATACGTCGAAAATTGGCTGATACCCTGCTACAATACGGAATGTTGGATGAAGCGTTGGGGCAATACCAGGAGGTCGAAAAACGGAATAATACCGATTGGCAGGCACTGTTTTCCATGGCAAAAATCTACCGTCACAAAAAGGATTGGCAGACGGCAATGAATTACGTTAAGCAAGCTCTATCTCTCAAACCTCAGGAAGAGGTTTTGTTAAGCGAAATGGGAATCCTGCATATGGCAATTCATAATACTAGTGAGGCCATTATGTGGTTTGGTCGAATTTCGCCGAAGAAGCACGAATTGTATGCGCTCTCCCGCTATTATACGGCGGTATGCTACTTCCAACGAGGCAATAGAGAAAAGGCAGAATACTATTTTGGCCTTGTTGACCAAAATTACCCGGAGATGAAATTAAAAACAGCGCCTTATACAAAAAAGCTTGCAGCACTTTAA
- a CDS encoding metal ABC transporter ATP-binding protein yields MPDEIVRTERLCCSYRTGRVLEDISISVEAGDYVGIVGPNGSGKSTLVRALMGLCGISDGTASLFGIPCSRFSSWSRIGYLPQSLHLLNPIFPATVAETVGLGLLSLKRFPRRLTRADREKVDRVLEQLDIYPIKSKLIGELSGGQQQRVLLARALVNDPELLILDEPTAALDPEMRERFYALIGDINRSRRVTVLLVTHDTGAIGKFASKMLYLDKRMLFYGNFEEFCRSTDMAALFGEHSQHLMCHRH; encoded by the coding sequence ATGCCGGACGAAATAGTCAGGACCGAACGGCTCTGTTGCAGTTACCGGACCGGCCGGGTACTGGAGGATATCTCCATATCGGTCGAAGCGGGCGATTACGTCGGGATCGTCGGCCCCAACGGCTCCGGCAAGAGCACGCTGGTGCGCGCCCTGATGGGGCTGTGCGGCATCAGCGACGGCACCGCCTCCCTGTTCGGGATACCCTGCAGCCGCTTCAGTTCCTGGTCCAGGATCGGCTATCTCCCCCAGAGCCTGCACCTGCTCAACCCCATATTTCCGGCTACGGTGGCGGAAACGGTCGGCCTGGGCCTTCTGTCGTTGAAACGCTTTCCCCGCCGGTTGACGCGCGCCGACAGGGAAAAGGTGGACAGGGTCCTGGAACAATTGGATATTTACCCGATAAAATCGAAACTGATAGGTGAGTTGTCCGGCGGTCAGCAGCAGCGCGTTCTCTTGGCCCGCGCCCTGGTCAACGACCCCGAACTCCTGATCCTGGACGAACCGACCGCCGCCCTTGATCCCGAGATGCGTGAACGTTTCTATGCCCTGATCGGAGATATAAACCGTTCCCGGCGCGTTACCGTGTTGCTGGTGACCCACGATACCGGCGCCATAGGGAAATTCGCCTCGAAGATGCTGTATCTGGACAAGCGCATGCTGTTCTACGGCAACTTCGAGGAATTTTGCCGTTCCACGGATATGGCGGCCCTGTTCGGGGAACATTCCCAGCACTTGATGTGTCACCGCCACTAA
- a CDS encoding ABC transporter ATP-binding protein yields MTAFSSLDIQGLTKTFKGKRGQRVEALKGLSLSIAQGEIFGFLGPNGAGKSTTIKCLMGLIRPTAGTATIMGEPIGSVASRTRIGFLPENPAFYDYLSAEEYLRFVGKTFKMPEALLSRRTDEALKQLELWDARKRPMRGYSKGMVQRVGLAQTLIHDPDLYILDEPMSGLDPIGRALVKEIIIDLKKRGKSVFFSTHITDDVEKVCDRVGVIVKGRLEALDSVENIVRKGIEGYVVQTRSDRGNHDTLGGFDVMRRNTTFVEYFVPVTGFNEFMSLVGGNSVEVTLVETKRKDLEAFFLDIVENKRG; encoded by the coding sequence GTGACAGCGTTCAGTTCCCTTGATATACAAGGACTCACAAAAACATTCAAAGGCAAGCGCGGACAGCGTGTCGAAGCGCTCAAAGGGCTCTCGCTCTCCATCGCCCAAGGTGAAATCTTCGGTTTCCTCGGCCCCAACGGCGCCGGCAAGAGTACGACCATCAAGTGTCTCATGGGGCTGATCCGGCCGACCGCGGGCACGGCAACCATCATGGGCGAGCCTATCGGCAGTGTCGCCTCGCGCACCAGGATCGGCTTCCTGCCGGAAAATCCCGCCTTTTACGATTACCTTTCCGCCGAGGAATACCTTCGTTTTGTGGGCAAGACGTTCAAGATGCCGGAGGCCCTCCTGAGCCGCCGGACGGACGAGGCATTGAAGCAGCTTGAACTGTGGGACGCCCGCAAGCGCCCCATGCGCGGTTACAGCAAGGGGATGGTGCAACGGGTAGGCCTGGCCCAGACCCTGATCCACGACCCCGACCTGTATATCCTGGATGAGCCCATGAGCGGGCTCGACCCCATCGGCAGGGCATTGGTGAAGGAGATCATCATCGACCTGAAAAAACGGGGCAAGAGTGTTTTCTTCAGCACGCACATCACCGACGACGTGGAGAAGGTCTGCGACAGGGTAGGGGTTATCGTCAAGGGGCGGCTGGAGGCCTTGGACAGCGTCGAGAATATCGTGCGGAAGGGGATCGAAGGCTATGTCGTGCAAACCCGGTCGGACCGGGGAAATCACGACACCCTGGGGGGTTTCGACGTCATGCGCAGGAATACGACCTTTGTGGAGTACTTTGTTCCCGTCACGGGGTTCAATGAATTCATGTCGTTGGTCGGGGGCAATTCAGTCGAGGTTACGCTGGTCGAAACAAAACGTAAAGATTTGGAAGCCTTTTTTCTTGATATTGTAGAAAATAAAAGGGGATAA
- a CDS encoding Fur family transcriptional regulator, with protein MDKEQGRTILKRLKLKVTPKRLEVMSCLGGEPLYLSADEVWQRIKVRVASIGLPTVYRILDELAEAGVITRIFLADRKQYYFLCTNQEHHHHFVCESCRRVEDLGQCVLGEGAVEAVQRSGGRVTSHILQVNGVCGACSNPPREASCRTK; from the coding sequence GTGGACAAAGAGCAGGGTCGAACAATTCTCAAGCGACTGAAATTGAAGGTTACGCCCAAACGGCTGGAGGTTATGAGCTGTCTGGGAGGCGAGCCGCTCTATCTCTCCGCCGATGAGGTCTGGCAGCGTATCAAGGTCAGGGTCGCCAGTATCGGACTTCCCACGGTGTACCGCATCCTCGACGAGTTGGCCGAAGCGGGCGTCATTACCCGTATCTTCCTGGCCGATCGTAAGCAGTACTACTTTCTTTGCACCAATCAGGAGCATCACCATCACTTTGTCTGCGAGTCCTGCCGGAGGGTCGAGGACCTGGGGCAGTGCGTGCTCGGCGAGGGGGCGGTTGAAGCGGTTCAACGGTCGGGCGGGCGCGTGACGTCCCATATCCTTCAGGTCAACGGCGTATGCGGTGCGTGCAGCAATCCGCCTCGGGAGGCGTCATGCCGGACGAAATAG
- a CDS encoding ABC transporter permease, whose product MTTITGITLKGIFRDRIFQGIMALAVLFFFIPSAASLSMRQVAELSITLSLSLISFILLLLSVFLGATSIWKDIERRYTFSVLSLPMSRTLYLVGRFCGIALFMLLTALTLGCMAMLAIKVTSVFSPPTRPILWSAIIAAVVFSALKYILLVGVAMLLATVSTSFFLPVFGTVCTYLAGSITQQVYDYLHTPSAENAVTLFVKKSALFLYYLLPNLSAFDFKVNAIYALPINSNGLLMTVLYFIVYTSILLAAGAILFGRREIK is encoded by the coding sequence ATGACGACAATTACCGGCATTACTCTCAAAGGTATCTTTCGCGACCGTATCTTTCAGGGCATAATGGCTTTAGCTGTACTCTTCTTCTTCATACCATCGGCCGCTTCCCTCTCCATGCGCCAGGTAGCGGAGCTCTCCATAACTCTCTCGTTGTCACTGATTTCTTTCATTCTGCTGCTGTTGTCTGTCTTCCTGGGGGCGACCTCAATTTGGAAAGATATTGAACGACGTTATACCTTCAGTGTTCTTAGTCTGCCGATGAGCCGAACCCTATATCTTGTAGGCCGATTTTGCGGTATTGCCCTATTCATGCTGCTGACCGCCTTGACCCTGGGGTGTATGGCGATGCTGGCAATCAAGGTTACCTCGGTTTTCAGTCCTCCAACCCGACCGATTCTCTGGAGCGCGATTATTGCCGCTGTTGTTTTTAGTGCGCTAAAATACATTCTGTTGGTCGGAGTTGCCATGCTCTTGGCAACAGTGAGTACCTCATTTTTTCTTCCAGTCTTCGGGACGGTGTGCACATATCTGGCCGGTTCAATCACGCAACAGGTCTATGATTATCTACACACACCTTCCGCAGAGAATGCGGTCACATTGTTTGTCAAAAAATCAGCATTATTTTTGTATTACCTACTGCCGAATCTGAGTGCATTTGATTTCAAGGTCAACGCAATCTATGCCCTTCCGATCAACTCGAACGGTTTGCTGATGACGGTACTCTACTTTATCGTCTATACGTCAATCCTCTTGGCGGCCGGCGCCATCCTTTTTGGCCGGAGAGAGATAAAATGA
- a CDS encoding PAS domain S-box protein — translation MHKFFGTKERWQVFKIVGIYATFSLLWIYLSDSALELFVKDTATIARISIFKGFLFVLVTATLLSHLIARYVVSTLEAKHEGQTSEERFRSIFNNMYDAVFINDVETSGFIDANQTACRMFGYTHDELITMTVNDISSGISPYSSKEALEWLRQALEGHPQVFDWTCKRKDGSCFPAEVTLCRTTHDDKDTVLAMVRDISERKRTEERLRLSEEKFSTAFRISPDSININRLEDGVYVEVNEGFCAITGYQPEEVVGRSSLELDIWVNPEDRARLVREIKAHGIASNHEAEFRKKDGTIIVGLMSARLIDIEGVPCILNIARDITERKHAEELLRESEKTLKLLIEAMPVGVGLTDGQGVIEYLNSSFVDRFGYTIDDIPTVDEWYLRAYPDPVYREQTTSTWTKDLAKALEDGTPVPPRDVKITCKNGAVRRVIVNTQMARNRILAIFTDITEREFTQNELLKVQKLESLGLLAGGIAHDFNNILTSILGNISFAQMFLDYTHKARIPLEQAEKASQRAAELAGQLLTFAKGGNPVKRPVAIRQLVEESVSLVLRGTKVVAAVDIPGNLHTIEADAGQINQAFNNIVINAVQAMPGGGTLRVKAENALLGDTNALGLAPGAYIKVVFSDEGCGISDEEQKQIFDPYFTTKSGGTGLGLSSVYSIVTKHGGHISVNSSPGQGAAFTIHLPSMGEMPIGTDQERNTVATDISAGGSVLVMDDDGMILDLAAKMLNLLGYEVTTCAGGEEAVSHYKAAFETGKPFDSVIMDLTVPGGMGGKEAAQRILELDPQARLIVSSGYSNDPIMAHYEEYGFCGAVIKPYRIKELLEVLRRVRSEPTSQDIQ, via the coding sequence GTGCATAAATTTTTCGGGACAAAAGAGCGTTGGCAGGTCTTCAAGATCGTCGGCATCTATGCAACCTTCAGCCTGCTCTGGATATATCTGTCAGATTCAGCCCTTGAACTGTTTGTTAAAGACACAGCCACTATTGCCCGTATCTCCATCTTCAAGGGTTTTTTATTTGTTCTCGTCACCGCGACGCTCCTGTCCCACCTCATTGCCCGTTACGTCGTCAGCACACTCGAAGCAAAACACGAGGGGCAGACGAGCGAGGAACGGTTCCGGAGCATTTTTAACAACATGTACGATGCGGTATTCATCAATGATGTCGAAACAAGCGGATTCATCGACGCCAACCAGACCGCCTGCCGCATGTTTGGCTATACCCATGACGAACTCATCACGATGACCGTCAATGATATAAGTAGCGGCATTTCCCCCTACTCGTCGAAAGAGGCGCTGGAATGGCTTCGACAGGCTCTTGAGGGCCATCCCCAAGTGTTTGATTGGACCTGCAAAAGAAAGGACGGGAGCTGTTTTCCGGCAGAGGTCACCTTGTGCAGAACGACCCATGACGACAAAGACACCGTCCTCGCCATGGTCCGGGACATATCCGAACGCAAGCGGACCGAGGAAAGGCTCCGCCTCTCCGAGGAAAAATTTTCCACCGCATTCCGCATCTCACCGGATTCGATCAATATCAATCGCCTGGAAGACGGCGTCTACGTGGAGGTAAACGAAGGCTTCTGTGCTATTACCGGCTATCAGCCTGAAGAGGTTGTCGGCAGGTCATCCCTCGAACTGGACATCTGGGTCAACCCCGAGGACCGGGCCCGCCTGGTGCGCGAAATCAAGGCTCACGGGATCGCATCGAATCACGAGGCCGAATTCAGAAAAAAGGATGGAACGATTATTGTCGGACTGATGTCGGCGCGCCTCATCGATATCGAAGGGGTGCCCTGCATCCTTAACATTGCCAGGGACATTACGGAGCGCAAGCACGCGGAAGAATTACTGCGGGAAAGCGAAAAGACCCTAAAACTCCTTATAGAGGCAATGCCCGTCGGGGTCGGCCTGACGGACGGCCAGGGGGTTATCGAATATCTGAACAGCAGCTTCGTGGACCGCTTCGGCTATACCATCGACGACATCCCCACGGTCGATGAATGGTACCTGAGAGCCTATCCCGACCCGGTCTACCGTGAGCAAACCACTTCCACATGGACGAAAGATCTGGCAAAAGCCCTGGAGGATGGTACGCCGGTCCCCCCTCGCGACGTAAAGATTACCTGCAAAAACGGCGCGGTGCGACGTGTCATCGTCAACACACAGATGGCCAGAAACCGTATCCTGGCCATCTTCACCGACATCACCGAGCGCGAGTTCACCCAGAACGAACTCCTGAAGGTTCAGAAACTCGAGTCCCTGGGACTTCTGGCCGGGGGGATCGCGCATGATTTCAACAACATCCTCACGAGCATCCTGGGAAACATCTCCTTTGCCCAGATGTTCCTCGATTACACGCACAAGGCCCGCATTCCCCTGGAACAGGCGGAAAAAGCGTCGCAACGGGCCGCCGAACTTGCCGGGCAGTTGCTGACCTTCGCCAAAGGCGGCAACCCGGTCAAGAGGCCGGTGGCGATACGGCAGCTGGTGGAAGAGTCCGTCTCGCTCGTGCTGCGGGGGACAAAGGTGGTCGCCGCCGTCGACATACCCGGCAATCTGCACACCATCGAGGCGGATGCGGGCCAGATCAATCAGGCCTTCAACAACATTGTCATCAACGCGGTGCAGGCCATGCCGGGCGGCGGCACGTTGAGGGTCAAGGCCGAAAACGCCCTTCTGGGCGACACGAATGCCTTGGGACTGGCACCGGGCGCCTATATCAAGGTGGTTTTCTCGGATGAAGGGTGCGGCATCTCAGACGAAGAGCAAAAGCAGATATTCGATCCGTATTTCACCACAAAATCGGGCGGTACGGGATTGGGGCTTTCCTCGGTCTATTCGATCGTAACCAAGCACGGCGGCCATATTTCCGTCAACTCCAGCCCCGGCCAAGGGGCCGCCTTCACCATCCATCTCCCCTCAATGGGCGAGATGCCGATAGGGACGGACCAGGAGCGCAACACCGTGGCAACCGACATTTCGGCCGGCGGCTCCGTGCTGGTCATGGACGACGACGGGATGATCCTCGATCTTGCCGCGAAGATGCTCAATCTCCTGGGATACGAGGTAACGACCTGCGCCGGCGGCGAAGAAGCCGTTTCACATTACAAAGCCGCCTTCGAGACGGGCAAACCGTTTGACAGCGTCATCATGGACCTGACCGTGCCGGGCGGCATGGGGGGCAAGGAGGCGGCCCAGCGGATCCTTGAGCTCGATCCCCAGGCGCGCCTGATCGTCTCCAGCGGGTACTCCAACGACCCGATCATGGCCCATTATGAAGAGTACGGTTTCTGTGGCGCAGTGATCAAACCATACAGGATCAAGGAACTTCTGGAGGTGTTGAGGAGGGTGCGAAGTGAACCGACTTCACAGGACATCCAGTAA